Genomic segment of Anaerolineae bacterium:
ATCTTTACGGTGTTGTCCCAACTACCCGAAACCAATTGCTGGCCATCAGGCGAGAAAGCCACGCTGTTTACATACTTGGTATGTTCTTTGAATTCGCGTAGTTCTTCACCGGTGTCAACGCTCCACAGCTTGGCGGTATTGTCCCAATTACCCGAAGCCAGCAACTTACCGTCGGGTGAGAAAGTCACGCTCGCTACCCGGGACTCGCTGGGGAAAAAGTCTACCTGGGTCAGTTTCTCGGTTTCATATAGATATATCCCTTTGGGAGAGGCTGCTGCCAATAGCTTGCCGTCGGGTGACCAGGCTAATTCCCGGGCATTTTCTATGTCTTCAGCGCGCGCTATTTCAACCACCTTCTCCGCATTATCTAGAGAGATAGGAACTGGTGGTACAGGCACGGGGGTACCGGCCAGAACAGCCTGGGAATCGGGAAGTCCCCACCCGAATAACAACATCCCCATAAAGAACACTAAAAACAACACCGCAGCCACCACAATAGCGATTATAACAAGTCGATAAATAGGTTTACTTTCATCAGTCATGGTTTTCTCCTATGACAGAACCGGATGGCTCTTGTTTTGATTTGAGGCGGAATACTGCACTTCATTATTACATTTCTTACTTTAGTCATTATATTTTCTATGGCTTAAGCAAGCAAAAAGTTAATTTGATTCTGAAACAGAATAATACTCGTCTGTTTAGACATAGAAAACGTCCATTTTTGACTTGGATAAAAATTAAGTTTATACTGGCATAAAACTAAGGTTTTAGAAGAGTTAGGATTAAAACTTTCCAGAGATAATGATCTCTCGGTGTATTGTTGTGGCAAAATCCTGAAAAAACATTTAAAAAGGTATAAAGGAGGCAGATAAATGAAACGATACACTTTATTCATTTTGTTTATTCTAATTGCATTGTGGTTGACGGCATGTGGTGGTCCGGAGACGCCCACTGCGCAACCTACCTGTGCTCCAACTGTCAAACAAGATAGTGTTGTCCAAGAAGCTAGGGAAGGCGGCGCTGTTGTTATTGTTGAGCGTACGAATGTGGGAAATTGTATTAAGGAAGTATGGGTTGTTTATTCCGATGGGCGTATGGTGGCCGAAAATGGCAGCTCAACGATTGAAGATACGGCGACACCCGAAGATGTTTCAACCTTGCTGACCGAAATCGAAGAGCTGGGTTTCTTTGATTTGGACAGCACCAAACATACTGCCTGTCGAGATTGCTTTAGTTATGAAATTACGGTTGATAGCGGCGGGCAAAGTAGAACTGTTTCGGCGGTAGACGGCGGTACAGATGTACCGGGAGCATATTGGAAGGCTTTTGCCAGGATTACCAAACTGGCGCCCAAATTCCCGAACAAGTAAGAAAAAAGAGGTTGTCCACGGTGTTGTACCCTTAGGAGTTATCCAAAACCAGCGCCTCGGCCTGGCAAGCCCTTCGCGTGGTTCCCGCTTTGTCCGTAAAATAAGGTTATCTACAGATACCCGCATAAATGAGTTC
This window contains:
- a CDS encoding WD40 repeat domain-containing protein, encoding MTDESKPIYRLVIIAIVVAAVLFLVFFMGMLLFGWGLPDSQAVLAGTPVPVPPVPISLDNAEKVVEIARAEDIENARELAWSPDGKLLAAASPKGIYLYETEKLTQVDFFPSESRVASVTFSPDGKLLASGNWDNTAKLWSVDTGEELREFKEHTKYVNSVAFSPDGQQLVSGSWDNTVKIWDVDSGEELITLSGHENYVESVAFSPNGKLVASASDDWTTKGWDVTSGKELFSVTGPPKYMMSVAFSPDSKLLAAGNDDKTVQFVDTTTGKELRKWRAHTDGVVGIDFSPDGKLLVSGSWDQTLKLWDVDSGQELNRLKGHEDKVEGVSFSPDGKLVASCGEDGTIRLWGVSPW